A portion of the Mytilus galloprovincialis chromosome 12, xbMytGall1.hap1.1, whole genome shotgun sequence genome contains these proteins:
- the LOC143053601 gene encoding cyclic GMP-AMP synthase-like receptor 2, giving the protein MNYAEEEISLKFYHYVCSIIGSEDVVELRRNIFKVMEFVLKDTNRITFISSGSKAEGLDLRGSDYDQMVVYEAFRVYENMNNERDAEVKVPLLMETNDTKLGFTKLKLYNETQKNIIFINHWVETLGQETFISSKLFREFLLFPDMVIHGPCISLPGDLYDDVSCFRSKQWITSAQQWIYRPRSIWPDNKLVTSIVQYGVLFVPIGCKSSQSEDLEWRISFSMAEKQLVYSFTHTQLLCYGLLKVILKDIIKPKCGDLICSYFIKTIMFWLCEETNPLDWEPRKITLCFMDCLRRLIYCVEHKICLHYFIPDNNLFGN; this is encoded by the coding sequence ATGAATTATGCAGAAGAAGAAATTTCACTTAAGTTTTACCATTACGTATGTAGCATAATTGGCTCAGAAGATGTCGTTGAATTAAGACGTAACATATTTAAGGTTATGGAATTTGTACTGAAGGATACTAATCGCATTACCTTCATAAGTAGTGGTAGTAAAGCAGAAGGATTGGACCTCAGAGGTAGTGATTACGATCAGATGGTTGTTTATGAAGCTTTCCGTGTATATGAGAACATGAATAACGAGAGAGATGCAGAAGTCAAAGTGCCTCTTTTAATGGAAACAAATGACACAAAACTTGGGTTTACgaaattaaagttgtataacgaaACGCAGAAgaacataatttttataaatcattGGGTCGAAACTTTAGGACAGGAAACATTCATCTCAAGCAAACTATTCCGGGAATTCCTTTTATTTCCTGATATGGTTATTCATGGTCCTTGCATTTCTCTACCAGGTGATTTGTATGATGATGTAAGTTGTTTCCGAAGTAAACAATGGATAACATCAGCTCAGCAGTGGATATATAGACCAAGATCTATTTGGCCAGATAACAAACTTGTTACTTCAATAGTTCAATATGGAGTTTTATTTGTTCCTATTGGTTGCAAAAGCTCACAAAGCGAGGACTTAGAATGGCGGATCTCATTTTCCATGGCAGAAAAACAATTGGTTTATTCTTTTACTCACACTCAATTATTATGCTATGGGCTACTAAAGGTAATTTTGAAAGACATTATTAAACCAAAATGTGGGGATCtcatttgttcatattttataaaaacaataatgttttgGTTATGTGAAGAGACAAATCCTCTAGACTGGGAACCACGGAAAATAACCTTGTGTTTTATGGACTGTTTAAGACGACTTATTTACTGTGTAGAACATAAAATATGTCTACATTATTTCATCCCGGACAACAACCTTTTTGGGAATTGA